The following coding sequences are from one Triticum aestivum cultivar Chinese Spring chromosome 5A, IWGSC CS RefSeq v2.1, whole genome shotgun sequence window:
- the LOC123104369 gene encoding uncharacterized protein isoform X1, producing the protein MAAPCTTVSTLAPPLPRVRMPELLLSPARPSSLLCAAQEGLRSPLDQSHRELGVVALAGDLAVPSAPPSTSNLDEHVFVYVLSYFLHTRCLCVCPSQFQSQILKDAISGHGSTVAASSFTEDLLIPTEIRGYDYVIGDVRKGDQQGEDCMKNSCYQLGLDAPRKNTSKQERRAEFRACSAPSMHQGKYIRGKGITCSAR; encoded by the exons ATGGCAGCACCCTGCACCACCGTTTCCACCTTAGCTCCCCCTCTGCCCCGCGTCCGCATGCCCgagctcctcctctctcccgcgcgcccGAGCTCCTTGTTGTGCGCTGCCCAGGAGGGCTTGCGCTCGCCGCTCGACCAGAGCCACCGCGAGCTGGGCGTCGTTGCACTTGCCGGCGACCTGGCCGTCCCCTCTGCACCGCCCTCCACCTCAAATTTGGACGAGCATGTGTTTGTGTATGTTCTCAGTTATTttttgcacacaaggtgtttgtgtGTTTGTCCGAGCCAGTTTCAGTCACAGATCCTTAAG GATGCCATCTCAGGTCATGGATCCACTGTGGCCGCTTCGTCCTTCACTGAGGACCTTCTCATCCCCACAGAGATCAGAG GTTATGACTATGTCATAGGTGACGTGCGGAAAGGTGACCAACAAGGAGAAGATTGCATGAAGAATTCTTGCTATCAACTAGGGCTGGATGCCCCCAGGAAGAATACT TCAAAACAGGAAAGGAGAGCAGAGTTCAGGGCATGTTCAGCTCCATCCATGCATCAAGGGAAATATATACGAGGCAAAGGAATTACGTGTTCTGCTAGATGA
- the LOC123104369 gene encoding uncharacterized protein isoform X2 translates to MAAPCTTVSTLAPPLPRVRMPELLLSPARPSSLLCAAQEGLRSPLDQSHRELGVVALAGDLAVPSAPPSTSNLDEHVFVYVLSYFLHTRCLCVCPSQFQSQILKDAISGHGSTVAASSFTEDLLIPTEIRGYDYVIGDVRKGDQQGEDCMKNSCYQLGLDAPRKNTERRAEFRACSAPSMHQGKYIRGKGITCSAR, encoded by the exons ATGGCAGCACCCTGCACCACCGTTTCCACCTTAGCTCCCCCTCTGCCCCGCGTCCGCATGCCCgagctcctcctctctcccgcgcgcccGAGCTCCTTGTTGTGCGCTGCCCAGGAGGGCTTGCGCTCGCCGCTCGACCAGAGCCACCGCGAGCTGGGCGTCGTTGCACTTGCCGGCGACCTGGCCGTCCCCTCTGCACCGCCCTCCACCTCAAATTTGGACGAGCATGTGTTTGTGTATGTTCTCAGTTATTttttgcacacaaggtgtttgtgtGTTTGTCCGAGCCAGTTTCAGTCACAGATCCTTAAG GATGCCATCTCAGGTCATGGATCCACTGTGGCCGCTTCGTCCTTCACTGAGGACCTTCTCATCCCCACAGAGATCAGAG GTTATGACTATGTCATAGGTGACGTGCGGAAAGGTGACCAACAAGGAGAAGATTGCATGAAGAATTCTTGCTATCAACTAGGGCTGGATGCCCCCAGGAAGAATACT GAAAGGAGAGCAGAGTTCAGGGCATGTTCAGCTCCATCCATGCATCAAGGGAAATATATACGAGGCAAAGGAATTACGTGTTCTGCTAGATGA